Sequence from the Festucalex cinctus isolate MCC-2025b chromosome 21, RoL_Fcin_1.0, whole genome shotgun sequence genome:
TGCGCGTTCGCGAGCGCCCTTGATGGTTTCCGGAAAACGTGCGGGAGGTCAACAAATGATCGCAAGTCGTTTGTTTGCGCTGGCGAATCGGTCACACCTGGTCTTGGCCAAGCCGTCCCCTTCGTCCTCGAGTACCCACAGGACGTCGGCGAATGATGGGATGGCGGGCGTTTCCATGGCAACGTCCACGTTTGTGGGTGGCCTGGAGGTGCGGAGCGGGATCTGGAAAGGTCAGGAAATGAATACGTCGCATAGAAAATTTGGAATTGATGTACATTCTATATTTAAATGAAACATACAGTTTTTATTCGAGGGGAGACTTTTATCTGCACAAAGTTGTAAAATGGTGATTATAAGTACAAATTAAgagatttcaaaaataaattatgctTATTAATATTTGAAGTTAGGTGTTTATTAGCAAGGATGTctacttgtacattttttattattattttttttaaatatttattagtacagGTAAGGTGTTCATTAGATGAGACCTTCAATCAAACCAAGACATCAAAAAGGATTCATTGGAAGGCATTCattagaatttttatttaatttaatttgtttaatttttgtttattattaagtATTTTAAAGGTCATTCTAaaattgatattattattattatttgaggcAAGGTGTTTATAAACAAGGAGGCTTTGcaccaaaaatatttattagtacagGTACGGTGTTAATTATTTGCACAGACATTTTTTCACAAAGTTTATTATCACGAGAGATTTATTTGTTCAGCCgttcaaaaataatatttctcATAATTGGAGGCAAGGCGTTAAAAATGATTCATTATTAGTACAGGTAAGGCATTTACTAGAGTGGAGGTTTTCATTTGGAAaagaaattctaaaaaaaaataataagaggcAAGCTGTTTTGACAGCCTTataaaaaagattttaaaatgcatatttattattatttgaggcAAGGTGTTTATTAGCAAGCTGGCCTTTAGTCatacaaatgaaaaattattaATGAGTATTCATTATTAGCACAGGTAAACCTCTTTAAGAGACGAGGTCTCatttattacaaacattgtttcaaaaaatgtttggtaTTACTGTATAAGAGGTAAAGGTGTTTATTGGAACATAAATCCGTGAAAAATATGGAAGGATGCACACCTGAAAGTAGACCCGTGGCGTGGGCGTCAGAGGAAGGTTGGAGCCGATCATTCTCACGATGCTGCGATACTGGCCACACAGCCGACTGTCCCACACTGGGACCAGCTACACCAAAAGCACACCAAGagatgatgaattaaaaaaaataaaaataaaaatcccaccGTTCATTTTCAATCAATAATTATGATCCAAACTCACCATTTCTGGAGGCACTCCAAAATAGTCCAGCACCATGCGAAGCACGTCCAGTGCATCCTCAAGCAAAGACATTGCAGATCCCTTTTTCGGTTGACAGGTCACCTCCAAAGTCACATTGGTCACACCTGacgaagcacacacacacaataaactgctgccttgagatacgagtgtgaCCCAATTACACAACGTTTTCAAGACACCAACCGTCACTTTGGTACGAGCAGGTAATGGTGGCAGCGAACTCAACTTAACTCACTTCACAAGACAGCAGAACAAGTCTTCTGCTATTTAGCCGTGAATAGCGTAAGAACTACATAATCATCGGGCGCAGCACAACCTACATTCCCCCTCGCCAACCTGCCCTCTGATTCGGATTCCATGCTTGAATAAAACATCTTAAAATACGCCGAAGTCAGCTTTATTGGGTTTAACATAACAAAACGACAAAATTTGAACGTAACATTTATCCATTGAGAGAAAATAACCGCCATAAAActacaaaaagaaaattaacaaAACAGGAACTATAGGAAAATACAAAACCCACCGTGTCTTCTATTTTAAATGACAACGTCCCCCGTTAGCCTTCGTTCAAAACGTTCATTCTGATAGAATTATacgtattaaaaatgtaaaagtaaaaaaaaaaaaataaactaaaacctTGTGGCACGCTTATTCGACCCACTGCGGAAGTCTtccaaaagtcaaataaaaatctCATCGAGTATAAACCTCTCTGATTGGCCAAAAGTGCGACAGCCAATAGAATGCGTTAACGTTGCAGCTCTGTTGACCAATCGCGTGTCACCGCTGTGATCGCCTCCCAAATTTGTATTTGCTTTCCACGAGCTACGTTTTTCTTGGGTAAGAAAATATAACAAAAGTCCACTTCAAATCCCCTTTTAACGCTAACAACTGTCACCACGCCACTATTAATCGCTTGTAACGCCCAGCCTTATGATCACGAACATTGTTAATCCGCTTTTGTAAGTGTTTAAAGTAGTTAGCTTGGTCTGTTAGCCGCAATGCTCCTGCTTTTATCGTTTGAGACGCTTCCTAAAGACATCTGCAAATGGCGCCTGACTTTAAATGTCTATAAAGGTGTTTAGAAAATATGATGGACGCGTTGTCGGTGGTGAGCCAGCTGCGGGATCTGGCCTCGGAGCCGCAGAACCGAGAGGCCATCGTGCAGGACCAAGGCTGCCTCCCCGGGCTGGTCCTCTTCCTGGACCACCAGAGCCCCGAAGTGCTGCTTGCCACTCTCCAGGTCCGCGTCATTGAAAAACGGATACTTGCTATTAACATTAGATGGCGTTACTACAAAGTAATGTCAACTTGGCTAATCTCATCCTGACAGACTCTGCGATACTTGGCCGAGTTGTCCCCAAACATTCCCACCATGAAGAACGAGCTGGGGATGATGGTGAGCTTGGAGAACCTTGTGActaggtgacttttttttttttttttccaagttttgtttttgtctagtGCAAATTTTGGTAATTACCTCGACGCTATttcctggggaaaaaaacaatctgaaaagtggggaaaagttgattacGTTTGAAACAGGGTGGAGTGCAAACTGGATATGCAATAGTACATACTTTTTATTGGGCATCTACCCTGTAGTTAGTATAATAAACGTGGATTGCTCACATAGGGACGAGCTGTCTGTCGACATCACCAATTTGGCGAAGGAGGTGTACGGAATTCTCACGGCGCCTCCTCTTCCCGCCCATCGCGCACCTGAGAAGACAAAAAAGTCACAGTTCTTCCTCAACTCATCCAACAAGAAGGCCAAGTGTGTCACCTTGCACATTCAGGGCCTGGACAGCCTTGTGAGTTCCACGTCGGTCGTACCTTGACTTggacacccacgtcactcaccaggccacgCCCCTAATTTATGTCCGACAGCGTaattgcgttttgttttgttttgacgtaGGACCAACGAGGCTTGTGCGAGGAGGCTCTGCTGAAGGTGCGAGGGGTGATCAGCTTCACTTTTCAAATGGCCACCAAGAGATGCACCGTGCGCATTCGCTCCGATTTGCCCGCCGAGGTGACGCGTCGGGGCTTTCGtttccacaatttttttttgtggaaatattGCTCACGTTTGATTGTGCCTTGGCAGAGTCTGGCCTCGGCCATCGCCGCCACCAAAGTGTTGTCGGCCCAACAGGTGGTGAAAACTGAGGCGGGAGACGAGGTCAGTCAATTGCACTTTTTTCCCACCGCTGATGCAAGTGATTATTcttggccccgccccctccctttTAGGTTTTCATCCCCCTGAGCGCCTCGGGAGCAGTGGCGCCGCGCGACTCGGCCCTGCCGGACTACCTccccgaggaggaggaggaggagaggccGGAGAAGGAGACGGACCGCGCCGTGTCGCGCACCGCCGCCAAGGACGACGCCAGCGGCAGCTGGCTCAACGCCGCCGCCGGTTTCCTCACCAGGACCTTCTACTGGTGACACGCGACCTCAAACGTGTGCCGAGACATTCATGTCATTCGGATGTTTGACCTCGTTCAAGGGGCTTGAAAAACTGTACACTTGGATCATgtaaatattttgcttttgtttataattgtgggaatgctgaaacactgttggaaaaaaaaaaaaaaaagattgttgcaacatggctctggctgatctcttatactctgcttccacctgctggcagtttcAAAAGGTTCCCAGGGTGAGCAGTATCTCTTATGAAGTAAACATGAAAATATAAATCAATAGTTgcctgagattaaaatggttctAAGTTTACCTTTTATTGGTCGTCAGActttggaaggaaaaaaaacaaaaaaaaacggccgatatatttgtcaaaataccgATTTTTCCTGGAAAGCTGCACTAAAATGCCTCCATGTCATCCAAATATACATCTAGTATTTTGACTTAATTATACACAACCACCACAGTTTTGAAATAAAGCAATGAGATGTTCCACTTCGGAATTTTATACAGAATACCTTCGTTTGCCAGGGGGAGCACAAGAGGGGAGGGGGCGGAGCTACAGGCACCATTGTCTAGTATCAAGTCAGTCAAGTCTGCATTGGAAGAGCTTATGTTGCGGATCAACAGCGCCCCCTTAAGTCATGCCATGCTCATTACTTCAAACGTTGGTATTGCGGATGGCTTTTGTACAACCTAACACAAAGGTTTCGTTTTCagattaagataaaaaaaaaaatttttatctgatttattttttttcttaaaaactcATTAgcggaacattttttttaaacaaatgttgaaAAGTGAGAgggtatttttgttattaaaaatatatatatattttttaaaaagaacattatcatttgttaaatattaaaaagcatatttaaaaaaaaatggacccaaAAAATTACAGAGATGTTGATTTGAGAAcagggaatatatatatatatttttttaaattgtgaaaattgtgtgaaaagtacaaacatgtttgttttagtaATAAgcaaaacattaaattgtgaaaaGGGTTTCATGTGTTACAAAATGTTTTGGattgttttatataaaatagaatacaaaaaaattgaatcaGTTTGCAGTTCAAAATTAATGTTACAAAATGTtttggaggacaaaaaaaaaaaaaaaaagattctccaatTGTCTGCTTAACTAGTAACCCCTGAAGCTGGTACATAAATAACATCTATGACATAGAAAGTGCATTATTAACATGAAGTGCTTACCTGGGCAGGGTCCGTTTGAATCATTAAAGCGCTCACTTACATCTTTGGCATTGGTTAATGCTTATTTTGTTCTCATGCAACATTAGTTTCATCATTTGTCAAGACAGTGATTCAACTGTTTTTTGCGTTTTTTCTCAAACAAAGCTGTGCAGGATTTTTCTTTGGCAACTAATCACAAAGGCCCAGAAGTGTTCTTTCTTGTAAACATAGCTCTCAAACAAGTGGCATCGTTTTCCCATTGCATTCATCTTTTGACACTAATGTGTCATTTGGTGACTGCGTTCATTTCACACGGGAGAGGAAATGCCAAGCGAGATGTTAAACTACAAGTCTATTTTTGCGACGCTGCCCTCTACAGGACTGGAGCTGCGTGGCGGGCTGCCCTCCGTGGAGCCGTACGACTGCCGGGCCTGAGCCGCCTTCGGCGCCTCCGCTGACGATTTCGGATTCAGCACTCTGGGTAGGTagacctgtttaaaaaaaaatatatatatatatgcacaaatatgtttaaaaatatgaattagTGAAACTATTACGCCATGCATTTACCATGGTGTTTTCTTCCACTCCCTCAGGCGTGTCCTCGTCTTCCTCTCTCACCTGTGGTAGAACAGAAGAGATGTCACCGGGTGATGAAGAAATGTGTAAGTCGGTTAACACGACGAGTTGCGGCTCACCGTGTAATTGTGAGGACTCAGGTACTGGAAATGGCCAAAACAGGTGTAGCTGAGGCAGATGAGGATGGTGACGACAAGCACCACCAATGTAAACAGAGACGTGGGTGCCCAAAAACCTGGAACGTAAGAGAAGTTGATAAGATTTTAAcactggctaaaaaaaaaaaaatgtttcagaagGTGGCAAAAATTGTCACTAACCTGTCCTGAGGACAGAAAAGAAATAAAGCCATATTAGGCAGATGATGGGCGCGGCCAGAGCTTGATTGACAGCCTTCAGGTGGACTTGGCGGTCCAGGCGCGTCGGCAAGTAGGCAAAGTACAAGTTGTGCTTGTCCACCAGGTGCTTCAGCGTCATGTAGAGGAGacctggtggggggggggacacgtAGCCAGTAGGAACTTTTTGAAAGGGAGTCTGGCCTGCTTTGACATTTTGAGGTTAAGAACTACGCAGGATGTGAGAATACGTGATCATGCCGTACTTCCCTTATTGCATGGAATCGTTTCATATTTACAGCCTTGttgtgtttttcatacaaatatgagCTAGCcgacagatttttttaaatgatatcttGTAGAAAACTGGTGGCGTTCCACAAGGTTTGCTGCTAAGTCCACTGATCTTTGACTATTTATTATAGCATTAGTGATCAAAATTCATGTACAAATTGTGGAACGGAGCTCGACCGACAGACCGAATATTCTCTCTGATGTTACTCACCAAAAGGCACAATAATGGGACAAATGACGCTGTATGCCATGATGACGGTAAACACGCACAGGATCCAGCCATACATGGCGCCGTATTCAAACTCATAGGCTTGGTTCTGGCAACAGAAACAAAAGAATGTCATTTCATAAAACAGAGAAAAATACAACTTGCTACTAggagtgggaacctctgggtacatTCACGATACGAcataaggctcacgataacgattatctcgcagtatgacgataccgcgattatcgatatattggttggGTAATAAATCCACTATAATCTATCATAAGACTAATCATAAActaatattataaataataaataaaaataatataaataaatacaaataaaataaataaaaaaatataaaaatatattatatatattttaaaaaaaataataataaaactaagctcatgagtcttcttcgcctgaataCTTTTACGTCCCTTTCCCctccactcttatgaggtgctccccctagtggcccgccaagtaattgctcaataagtaatggacaatggagccgttacagTGGCCtaataactacaaatattgcgatacttacgtaggcgtatcgataatctatcgggagacgatttatcgcgatatcgatatatcgtcacactcctacttgCTACAGTATTGAATATCTTTTGTCTGGCCTTaacaacaaattaaaaacgTATATATTTGAGTGATAAAAGGAGAAATGATTGATATAACattgctaaaaaacaaaaaaacaaaaaacaacaacaacttaattTGCTTCTCATAAAAATAAGTCAGTCTGGTCAGAAACGTGATGACAAATCATCTAAAAGCTGTCTCGTTTCAGTCAGCAGCTGTAAGCGTTTGTTGCCGTAATGGTCCGTCACAAACCTGTTTGACGTATTTCCTTTCAGCGGCCGAGCGGGCAAACACCAGGCGGATGGTGTAGAGGAGCAGACCGGGCAGCCGCATCAGATCCATGGCCGAGCCCACCAGAGCCGCCGCGATCACGTAGTTGACAAAAAAGGCCCCTTGGTCAGGTAAGAACACGCATCTGGTATAAAGAGGGTCAAATCAAAGAGGCAATATGTTGAATTGGGGCTTTTTATATCTCAGAATGTGCTGATAATGTAGCAGAACATTTAATGTCGTTAAGTAAAAAGGACATTTGTGCAACTGTGAAAGGAACTTACTCAAACCTCAGCTTCCCATCCGTTAGAAATTCTTTGTCAAACAGCCAGCGGAAAAACAAGGCGAGACtgcaaggagagagagagaaaaaaaaaaaaaaacttgttcagTTATTGGCAAAATATACTGCCAAAAATCAAAGTTCGGTACGTTACTTTTCAATAAAACCTAAATACAAATTGCTAAGGGCAATTTACCCAATAAATGAAAGATTCTTAAATAtacaaattaggggtgtcaggtgaaaatgattaatcgtaattaatcgcaaattttacatctgttctaaatgtacaaaaaaaattttcatactcttaacataaaagtggaaaaatgttaaatagaaatggctgtatcttttattcattaatacagtaatttcaaaataattaattaaattgagttaaaattaaaaaggtgcactgtactgtaaaaactgagtttgatattgatttgtgttgaggcaaTTTTTCTGCCTCTAGATGGCGTAACTGCATTTGTTCGACAATGATGAcacctcagtgcatttttcttttcattttaagagcTAGATAATCTTTAACaaagtgcacatttttaaaattgtgtaaTACAACTGACCCCAGTCATTAAtagcgcgttaaaaaaaaaaaatagtggcattaaGGAActttaacgcactaattttgacaccccgagTACAAATATGAAGTTTTTAGTTATCAGTTTACGGTGTAGATGACGAAAATGACCTGGTGAGTCCAAGCGAGGGAAGGATGAGCACCATgaagagtaggaagaagtaaagCTTGTGCATCATGCTCAGCTGCTCGCTGGacctggggaagaaaaaaaaaacacacaaaaaaaaatcgcacacGCG
This genomic interval carries:
- the armc1l gene encoding armadillo repeat containing 1, like isoform X1 — translated: MITNIVNPLLCLENMMDALSVVSQLRDLASEPQNREAIVQDQGCLPGLVLFLDHQSPEVLLATLQTLRYLAELSPNIPTMKNELGMMVSLENLVTRDELSVDITNLAKEVYGILTAPPLPAHRAPEKTKKSQFFLNSSNKKAKCVTLHIQGLDSLDQRGLCEEALLKVRGVISFTFQMATKRCTVRIRSDLPAESLASAIAATKVLSAQQVVKTEAGDEVFIPLSASGAVAPRDSALPDYLPEEEEEERPEKETDRAVSRTAAKDDASGSWLNAAAGFLTRTFYW
- the armc1l gene encoding armadillo repeat containing 1, like isoform X2: MITNIVNPLLCLENMMDALSVVSQLRDLASEPQNREAIVQDQGCLPGLVLFLDHQSPEVLLATLQTLRYLAELSPNIPTMKNELGMMVSLENLVTRDELSVDITNLAKEVYGILTAPPLPAHRAPEKTKKSQFFLNSSNKKAKCVTLHIQGLDSLDQRGLCEEALLKVRGVISFTFQMATKRCTVRIRSDLPAESLASAIAATKVLSAQQVFIPLSASGAVAPRDSALPDYLPEEEEEERPEKETDRAVSRTAAKDDASGSWLNAAAGFLTRTFYW
- the armc1l gene encoding armadillo repeat containing 1, like isoform X3; the encoded protein is MMDALSVVSQLRDLASEPQNREAIVQDQGCLPGLVLFLDHQSPEVLLATLQTLRYLAELSPNIPTMKNELGMMVSLENLVTRDELSVDITNLAKEVYGILTAPPLPAHRAPEKTKKSQFFLNSSNKKAKCVTLHIQGLDSLDQRGLCEEALLKVRGVISFTFQMATKRCTVRIRSDLPAESLASAIAATKVLSAQQVVKTEAGDEVFIPLSASGAVAPRDSALPDYLPEEEEEERPEKETDRAVSRTAAKDDASGSWLNAAAGFLTRTFYW